The Fodinibius saliphilus genome has a segment encoding these proteins:
- a CDS encoding VOC family protein has product METNYTTPPQTRIGHVHLKVSDLDRALEFYRDLLGFELTTMYGENAAFLSAGGYHHHIGLNTWHSKGGPPAPRNSAGLYHTAFLYPTRKDLAEILQRLIDEAYPIDGASDHGVSEAIYLKDPDGNGVELYRDRPREEWEYAEDSSVKMVTHPLDVQDLLKELN; this is encoded by the coding sequence ATGGAAACCAATTATACCACACCGCCCCAGACCCGCATTGGACACGTGCATTTGAAAGTATCTGACTTGGATCGTGCCCTTGAATTTTACCGCGACCTGCTTGGTTTTGAGCTAACCACCATGTATGGTGAGAATGCGGCATTTTTGTCAGCCGGTGGTTATCACCATCATATTGGACTCAATACTTGGCACAGCAAAGGAGGTCCACCTGCGCCACGCAACAGCGCCGGACTCTACCACACTGCTTTTTTATACCCTACGCGCAAAGACTTGGCTGAAATACTACAGCGCCTCATTGACGAGGCCTATCCCATCGATGGGGCAAGCGATCACGGCGTATCGGAGGCGATCTACCTCAAAGATCCTGACGGCAATGGTGTGGAGCTGTATCGCGACCGACCCCGCGAGGAATGGGAGTATGCCGAGGACAGCTCAGTCAAGATGGTTACCCACCCCCTTGACGTTCAGGATCTGCTAAAAGAATTGAATTAA
- a CDS encoding YceI family protein codes for MATATKTLWNIDPTHSEVQFKVKHLVISTVSGSFGSYDGKIEADGDNFENAKARFTADIYSIDTNNEDRDQHLKSDDFFNAEEYPQLKFESNNFEKVSEGEYKVTGDLTIRDVTKEIELDVVHGGTVTDQYGQTKAGFEVEGNINRKEFGLTWDAVTEAGNVIVGDKIKLQMNVQFIQD; via the coding sequence ATGGCTACTGCAACTAAAACCTTATGGAATATAGATCCAACGCATTCAGAAGTACAATTTAAAGTGAAGCACTTGGTCATTTCGACCGTTAGCGGAAGCTTTGGCTCCTATGATGGAAAAATCGAGGCAGACGGCGATAATTTTGAAAATGCCAAGGCACGCTTTACTGCTGATATTTACAGCATTGATACGAATAATGAAGACCGTGACCAGCACTTGAAATCTGATGACTTCTTTAATGCGGAAGAGTATCCGCAACTGAAATTTGAGTCCAACAACTTTGAGAAAGTTAGTGAAGGCGAATACAAAGTTACCGGTGATTTAACCATCCGCGACGTCACCAAAGAAATTGAACTGGATGTCGTCCACGGAGGTACGGTTACCGATCAGTATGGTCAAACTAAAGCTGGGTTTGAAGTAGAAGGAAATATCAATCGAAAAGAATTTGGCCTTACCTGGGATGCCGTTACTGAAGCTGGTAACGTGATTGTAGGCGATAAAATTAAGCTCCAGATGAATGTTCAGTTTATCCAAGATTAA
- a CDS encoding helix-turn-helix transcriptional regulator yields the protein MDRIIRPSELQDILGVTSSTLWRMEKEGRLPARIKISERAVGWRKSDIEEWIANRPDADITRSKTALK from the coding sequence ATGGACCGAATAATAAGACCTTCCGAATTACAGGACATTTTAGGCGTTACCAGTTCCACCCTTTGGAGAATGGAGAAAGAGGGACGCTTACCAGCACGAATTAAGATATCAGAACGCGCCGTCGGTTGGCGAAAGTCTGACATTGAAGAGTGGATCGCGAACCGGCCAGATGCTGATATTACTCGTTCTAAGACAGCTCTAAAATGA
- a CDS encoding NADPH-dependent F420 reductase, translating to MPITKQTIAIIGAGGNMGSAIAKSIAGGNYRLLLFDRNSEQLGSLHEEILKDHPEADVESMNCPHESSWEADIIILAVPHGAEKGLANKIREVATQKIVISIANPVDVDFSELTTDSDTSAAEELQEWLPNSKVVKAFNTTLEADFEQPVIGGKQVDAFIAGDDENAIQTVTELAKTVGFNPIVAGNLSMSSTLERMQLLLMQLTIKNDYNGLAGWKILHN from the coding sequence ATGCCTATTACCAAGCAAACCATCGCGATTATCGGAGCCGGTGGAAACATGGGCTCCGCCATTGCCAAAAGTATTGCCGGTGGTAACTACCGACTTCTTCTTTTTGACAGAAATTCCGAACAGTTGGGTTCATTACATGAGGAAATCCTTAAGGACCATCCAGAGGCAGATGTAGAATCTATGAACTGCCCTCATGAATCCAGCTGGGAGGCCGATATTATTATTTTGGCTGTTCCCCACGGGGCCGAAAAAGGACTGGCCAACAAAATACGTGAAGTAGCCACCCAAAAAATTGTGATCAGTATTGCTAATCCCGTTGATGTAGATTTTAGCGAGCTGACCACCGATTCCGACACCAGTGCAGCCGAGGAGCTACAGGAGTGGCTGCCAAACTCCAAGGTAGTCAAAGCATTTAACACTACCTTGGAAGCCGATTTTGAACAGCCGGTTATCGGCGGCAAGCAGGTAGACGCTTTTATTGCCGGAGATGATGAGAATGCCATACAGACCGTCACCGAGCTGGCAAAAACAGTGGGTTTTAACCCGATCGTTGCCGGAAACCTATCGATGAGTAGTACGCTGGAGCGCATGCAGTTGCTACTTATGCAGCTTACCATCAAAAACGATTACAACGGGCTGGCCGGTTGGAAAATTCTTCACAATTAA
- a CDS encoding DoxX family protein, whose product MNKLKITYWITTGIFSAMMLFSATMYFTSPDMAQTFEHLGFPDYFRIELGIAKIIGVILLLAPFTGRLKEWVYAGFTINMISGSIAHAATGDPISAVLTPIVLLVVLAVSYTTFQKLDDEIEPAFVAQLIGSAS is encoded by the coding sequence ATGAATAAATTAAAAATCACCTATTGGATCACCACCGGAATATTTAGTGCTATGATGTTATTTAGTGCCACGATGTACTTCACCAGTCCTGATATGGCCCAAACTTTTGAGCATCTAGGGTTCCCGGATTACTTCCGAATAGAACTGGGTATAGCCAAAATAATCGGTGTAATACTATTGCTCGCACCATTTACAGGACGTCTTAAAGAATGGGTTTACGCTGGCTTTACCATCAACATGATTTCCGGCAGCATTGCTCATGCAGCAACGGGCGATCCTATATCTGCTGTACTTACTCCAATTGTATTGTTGGTAGTTTTAGCGGTCTCTTATACAACATTCCAAAAGTTGGATGACGAGATAGAACCTGCTTTTGTAGCACAGCTTATTGGTTCAGCTTCATAG
- a CDS encoding tyrosine-type recombinase/integrase — MPKRKLTFPFIDNYKSPEKRKEIYDKVVDGMALRVTPTGHKSFVYRYRFGDKVRRYTIGSFPEFSLAAARDKARELHRKIKDGIDPIEERKAKKYETDHETVSDLADEYKERHLPSLRESTSDEYRRLLKKEILPVLGDIPVDKLSRRHIIKLLDKIAVERGKGVLSNRVRAVLSSMYSYGVDRAIVEANPVLAVPKRKKSENKRERVYSKDEIRALWKAFEQQAEPVQSIFKMLLLCGQRSGETRRMRWEHLDNDNVWVIPASETKAKRTHHVPLSDSAVKLIENLKILTGTTDYVFASQSNRVENQPVKWLQKAVKRIQNASKVKDFRVHDLRRTAASYMAKLGVDRTVLGKVLNHKGLAGDDQVTAIYDRHNYMDEKRQALNRWARHLQKILSEEEDQGAKITQIGSAKN, encoded by the coding sequence ATGCCTAAAAGGAAGCTGACATTTCCGTTTATCGATAACTATAAATCCCCTGAAAAACGAAAGGAAATCTATGATAAGGTAGTCGATGGGATGGCTTTGAGGGTTACGCCTACCGGTCATAAATCCTTTGTGTATCGATATCGCTTTGGTGATAAGGTCAGGCGTTATACCATCGGTTCATTTCCCGAGTTTAGCTTAGCTGCGGCCAGAGATAAAGCCCGAGAACTACATCGGAAGATTAAGGACGGTATCGATCCAATCGAGGAGAGGAAGGCTAAAAAGTATGAGACGGACCATGAAACTGTTTCCGATTTAGCCGACGAATATAAGGAAAGGCATCTGCCATCACTTAGGGAAAGTACAAGTGATGAGTATAGGAGATTGTTAAAAAAGGAGATCTTGCCGGTCCTTGGGGATATTCCAGTTGATAAGCTTTCGCGCCGGCATATCATTAAGCTGTTAGATAAAATAGCAGTTGAAAGGGGAAAGGGAGTGCTCTCTAATAGGGTAAGAGCTGTACTGTCAAGCATGTACTCCTATGGAGTGGATCGGGCTATCGTTGAAGCCAATCCGGTATTAGCCGTACCCAAACGGAAGAAATCAGAGAATAAAAGGGAGCGCGTTTATAGCAAAGATGAAATTCGCGCGCTATGGAAAGCATTTGAGCAGCAGGCAGAGCCGGTACAGAGTATTTTCAAGATGCTGTTGCTTTGTGGCCAGCGGTCCGGAGAGACGCGCCGTATGAGGTGGGAGCATTTGGATAATGATAATGTCTGGGTGATTCCGGCCAGTGAAACAAAAGCAAAGCGAACGCATCATGTTCCCTTATCAGATTCGGCTGTAAAGCTTATCGAGAATCTGAAAATACTGACTGGCACGACGGATTATGTCTTTGCATCACAATCTAATCGCGTAGAGAATCAGCCAGTTAAATGGTTGCAGAAAGCGGTTAAAAGAATCCAGAACGCATCAAAGGTTAAAGACTTTCGGGTTCACGATCTGAGACGGACAGCAGCCAGTTACATGGCTAAACTCGGAGTAGATCGGACGGTATTAGGAAAGGTGTTGAATCATAAAGGGTTAGCCGGAGACGATCAGGTAACAGCAATTTACGACCGGCATAATTACATGGACGAAAAGCGGCAGGCTCTTAATCGATGGGCAAGGCATTTACAGAAGATATTATCTGAGGAAGAAGATCAAGGGGCAAAGATTACACAAATAGGATCAGCGAAAAACTAA
- a CDS encoding Crp/Fnr family transcriptional regulator, whose protein sequence is MYQVLKESIEEHVSLTDEEWDQCKNNFRPKRMLKRQFLLQEGDICRELTFVEKGALCSYSVDSKGNQHVIRFAFDGWWIADLQSFFTHNPSTFNIELLEDSELLMLDRQNHEKLMEEIPNYERYHRIIVQNAYIALQQRVENALGLTAEEKYARLIEQNPEFMNRVPLNLVASYLGMSPETLSRVRSNFRG, encoded by the coding sequence ATGTACCAGGTACTGAAAGAAAGTATTGAAGAACATGTATCATTAACCGATGAAGAATGGGACCAGTGCAAAAACAATTTCCGTCCCAAACGCATGCTTAAACGCCAGTTTCTACTGCAAGAAGGTGATATATGCCGTGAGTTAACATTTGTTGAGAAAGGTGCTCTTTGTTCATACTCCGTTGATTCAAAAGGCAACCAACATGTGATACGTTTTGCCTTTGACGGCTGGTGGATTGCGGATCTACAAAGTTTCTTCACCCATAATCCGTCTACATTTAATATCGAATTGCTGGAAGACAGTGAGCTGTTAATGCTTGACCGACAAAATCACGAAAAGCTAATGGAAGAGATTCCGAACTATGAACGCTACCATCGTATCATTGTACAAAATGCCTATATAGCCCTCCAGCAACGGGTGGAAAACGCGTTGGGTCTTACCGCCGAAGAAAAATATGCAAGGCTAATAGAACAAAATCCCGAGTTCATGAATCGTGTGCCACTGAATTTGGTGGCTTCCTACCTGGGAATGAGCCCCGAAACCCTAAGCCGAGTCCGAAGTAATTTTAGAGGTTAA
- a CDS encoding GNAT family N-acetyltransferase, with the protein MDIQHKEGQSKGSFYIEDDGKVVAEITYSKAGDTKIIIDHTEVSKKLRGEDIGQTLVEHAVGYARENDLTVIPLCPFAKSVIERNESLQDVLN; encoded by the coding sequence ATGGACATTCAACACAAGGAAGGGCAAAGCAAAGGATCATTTTATATAGAGGATGACGGAAAAGTAGTGGCCGAAATCACTTATTCAAAAGCTGGAGATACTAAAATCATTATAGATCATACCGAGGTATCTAAAAAGCTGAGGGGAGAAGATATTGGCCAAACATTGGTTGAGCATGCTGTGGGTTATGCCCGAGAAAACGATTTAACTGTGATTCCGCTCTGCCCGTTTGCTAAATCAGTCATAGAGCGTAATGAATCGCTACAGGATGTGTTAAATTAA
- a CDS encoding YceI family protein, with amino-acid sequence MKKLTFILTLFILPVSVFAQDSWVEDPAHSKLGFTVTHLGIADVPGYFGDYDVTINTSEEDFSDAQVELTVQTASIDTRVEKRNNHLKSPDFFNIEKYPTMTFKSTGIKEVGNNRYKLTGDLTLHGITKPVTVTMLYRGNIQNKMTQGNLKAGIQITGTIDRSEFDLGNGFPPPMISNEVRIKADGEFMLQN; translated from the coding sequence ATGAAAAAACTAACCTTTATTCTAACACTCTTCATTCTCCCCGTGAGCGTTTTTGCTCAAGACAGCTGGGTGGAAGATCCTGCGCATTCAAAGCTCGGATTCACCGTCACCCATTTGGGAATTGCTGATGTACCGGGATATTTTGGTGATTATGATGTTACCATAAACACATCTGAGGAGGACTTTAGTGATGCCCAGGTAGAGCTAACCGTGCAAACGGCCTCTATTGATACGCGCGTTGAAAAGCGAAATAATCACCTCAAAAGCCCCGACTTCTTCAATATAGAAAAGTATCCTACGATGACGTTTAAAAGTACGGGTATTAAAGAAGTGGGCAATAACAGATACAAGCTGACTGGTGATCTAACGTTGCACGGTATTACAAAACCGGTAACCGTCACCATGTTGTATCGCGGGAATATCCAAAACAAAATGACCCAGGGCAATCTCAAAGCCGGTATCCAAATTACCGGTACGATTGATCGCTCGGAGTTTGATCTCGGCAATGGCTTTCCACCGCCAATGATTAGCAATGAGGTACGTATCAAAGCCGACGGGGAGTTTATGCTACAAAACTAA
- a CDS encoding SDR family oxidoreductase: MILITGANGHLGSQTIDFLLENNPDADIAGLVRSEEKGSELKKKGVDVRIGDYTDYPSIEKAIEGIDTLLLISSSTLKGRTDQHNNVIQVAKEAGVEHIFYTSIVEADKELSPLSPDHAATEKLIKNSGISYTIYRNAFYMEFLPLFLGDALETGHWAFPSDGNAINLALRSEMAEALANGLANAKEHKNSIYEITSKQSYTLAEIADMLSEASGKEISYSDISVSEFEQALTEAGLPDEQVAMSVMTAQTFVNGALDFTYDDMEKLLGRKPTGLDTFINQFITQ, from the coding sequence ATGATACTTATCACAGGAGCAAACGGGCATTTAGGATCGCAAACCATTGACTTTTTGCTGGAGAACAATCCCGATGCAGATATCGCCGGGCTTGTCCGCAGCGAAGAAAAGGGCAGTGAGCTTAAAAAGAAGGGTGTGGATGTCAGAATCGGCGATTATACCGACTATCCCTCCATAGAAAAAGCTATTGAGGGTATTGATACCCTGCTATTGATTTCTTCAAGCACGCTAAAGGGACGAACGGATCAACACAATAATGTCATTCAAGTCGCTAAGGAAGCTGGTGTCGAGCATATTTTTTATACCAGCATTGTTGAAGCAGATAAGGAGTTAAGTCCACTTTCGCCTGATCACGCAGCAACGGAGAAGCTTATCAAAAATTCCGGTATCTCCTATACCATTTACCGAAACGCATTTTATATGGAGTTTCTACCGCTCTTTTTGGGCGATGCATTAGAAACGGGCCATTGGGCATTTCCATCCGATGGCAACGCCATCAATCTGGCACTGCGCTCGGAGATGGCCGAGGCCCTGGCAAATGGACTGGCCAATGCCAAAGAACACAAGAACAGTATCTACGAAATTACCTCAAAACAATCCTATACGCTTGCGGAAATAGCGGACATGCTAAGTGAAGCCTCCGGTAAGGAGATCAGCTACAGCGATATCTCTGTTTCCGAGTTTGAGCAGGCATTGACGGAAGCCGGACTCCCTGATGAGCAGGTTGCTATGAGCGTGATGACGGCTCAAACCTTTGTCAATGGAGCGCTCGACTTCACCTATGATGACATGGAGAAGCTACTTGGTCGAAAACCTACCGGACTTGATACCTTCATCAATCAGTTTATAACCCAATAA